From the Meriones unguiculatus strain TT.TT164.6M chromosome 12, Bangor_MerUng_6.1, whole genome shotgun sequence genome, one window contains:
- the LOC132646708 gene encoding basic proline-rich protein-like — protein MRAFTFQHDLARRDTRVESPPSLLPTQDPRAQGTLDERRVFGPPRGARPAGERRGGEEGWRERRAPAPAGTGPAARRGRRAGAHPPGPTLSGGSSSSAGRGGVPRAHPRPGRACGSAPRPPPLWRHARTRGPAGSGRLPGSPGLQHLLPRRPLRLSPGLRLPAPPPPAASPRPRPRPTGQSDAAPRRASPPARPRSGPVAQVWEAAELASSRQSAPGTRWDRSPEPSRALRPAPHPADPGLRPGEPPPETHIPQEVASPRKTAATESKLLRSRGPSVPSARRLMRILILMVLC, from the exons ATGCGTGCGTTTACTTTCCAACACGACCTCGCGCGCCGTGACACCAGGGTGGAGTCTCCACCGAGCCTCCTCCCCACGCAAGACCCGAGAGCTCAGGGGACCCTAGACGAGCGCCGGGTGTTCGGTCCTCCGAGGGGTGCCCGCCCCGCGG GCGAGCGGCGGGGAGGCGAGGAGGGGTGGCGGGAGCGCAGGGCGCCCGCACCGGCCGGAACCGGCCCGGCGGCGCGGCGGGGACGCAGGGCCGGTGCCCACCCGCCCGGCCCTACCTTGTCCGGGGGCAGCTCCAGctcggcggggcggggcggggttcCGCGGGCGCATCCACGTCCCGGCCGCGCGTGCGGCTCAGCCCCGCGACCGCCGCCGCTCTGGCGCCATGCGCGGACGCGCGGCCCGGCGGGGTCTGGGCGGCTTCCCGGCTCGCCTGGGCTCCAGCACTTGTTGCCGCGGCGGCCGCTGCGCCTCTCTCCCGGGCTGCGGCTCCCCGCaccgccgccgcccgccgcgtCCCCTCGGCCCCGCCCTCGCCCGACGGGCCAATCAGACGCCGCGCCACGCCGCGCGTCACCGCCCGCACGGCCGCGCTCCGGCCCGGTAGCCCAAGTTTGGGAAGCGGCTGAACTTGCGTCCTCCCGCCAGTCGGCGCCCGGGACCCGCTGGGATCGCTCTCCGGAGCCCTCCCGGGCTCTCCGCCCGGCGCCGCACCCAGCAGACCCGGGGCTGCGGCCAGGAGAGCCACCTCCAGAGACGCACATCCCCCAGGAAGTAGCCTCCCCCCGAAAAACAGCAGCCACAGAGTCCAAACTCCTCCGCTCCCGGGGCCCCTCGGTGCCGTCTGCGCGGCGCTTGATGAGAATTTTGATTTTGATGGTCCTGTGCTAG